Genomic DNA from Helicoverpa armigera isolate CAAS_96S chromosome 10, ASM3070526v1, whole genome shotgun sequence:
GGCTACACGGAGACATATCAAAATGGAAGCAATTTGTGGCTAACCGGGTACAGAAAATTACTGGAGTAATTCCAGCATCAAATTGGCGCCACGTTAAGTCTTCTGACAATGCAGCAGACTGTGCTACGCGTGGAATGACCAACGAACATTTATCAGGAGATCGCTTGTGGTGGGAAGGGCCAGAATGGCTTGTCAAGTTTAACCCATATCATATCACCACAACCGAATATCATACTCCAACAGAAGATATCAAGAAACGCATTGTGCACACAGCCTTATGCCAGTCGAATTGGATTTTAATAACAGAATTACTCAACAAGTTTAATTCAATAACAAAGATTGTGCGAATATTGGCATGGGTGTCACGTTACATCGCTAACCTGCGCGACAAAACTTCACACGCAGCGAAAAGTGCACTGACCGGTGTTGAAATACAAGGCGCACTATATCATATTATCAAACATACACAAAGCATAGATTTTCAAGACGATCTTTATCACTTGAAGAAACAGGGCTTCGTCCGCAGCAACAGCAAGTTGTCCTGTCTACGGCCATTCTTAGATGATCACGGGATACTGAGAGTTGGTGGACGCTTGGAGCAAGCAAATATCACATACGCGGCGAAACACCCTATCATTATATCACCTGGAAGTCGCTTGGCAGAGTTACTTATTCATCAAGCTCATATCACTACGCTTCACGGCGGGCCACGACTTACCTTATCATTTATCAGGGAGAAGTATTGGCTGATCAGCGGCATCAGCAGCGTCAAGAAGTATCTGCGCTCGTGCGTCAAGTGCCGCAGATATAACCAGGAAACATATCAACAACTCATGGCTGACCTCCCGAAGCCTAGAATTACACCCTCTCGGCCCTTCACTAATGTCGGGATAGATTTCACCGGACATGTGGAGATAAAATCAAATAAGGGACGAGGTATCAAGACTACCAAAGGATACATTGCAGTATTCGTGTGCCTAGCAACCAAGGCCGTGCACATAGAATTGGTGTCTGATCTTAGCACAGCATCCTTTCTGGCAGCATTAAGAAGGATGTGTTCCAGGCGTGGAGTACCCAAGAATATCTATAGTGATAATGGGACCAATTTTGTTGGCGCTTCACGACTGCTGAATCAAGAGTACAGAGAGATAATGGCTTCAATCAATCCAAATGCGATCAACGATATCAACAACATGGAAATACTATGGCACTTCAACGCTCCTGTGTGGCCAAACGCCGGAGGATTATGGGAAGCAGCGGTGAAAAgtctaaaatatcatttaaagcGGGTGCTTGGTAATCAAAAATTAACCTTTGAGGAGTTCACCACGTTGCTGTGTCAAATAGAAGCCTGTCTCAATTCGAGACCTCTTTGCACACTCACTGAAAATCCAGAGGATACCTATCTTACACCTGGGCATTTTCTTATCGGCGGATCCTTGTTATCAAGACCACAAACACATCCTGATCATATGAGTCTGACTATACGTTGGCAATTGATTCAGGCCATGAACAAACAGTTCTGGAAAAAGTGGTCCACGGAATATCTTCAACAGCTTCAGTCCAGAACAAAATGGCGAACTGTGAGAGAAAATCTTAAACAAGACGATATCGTCCTGATCAAAGAAGATAACATGCCGCCTGGGAAGTGGGCGATGGCGCGAGTTCAAGCTCTGCATCCCGGTCAAGATGGCTGTGTCAGAGTTGTGACGTTGAAAACGTCAAATAACATCATCAAGCGTCCGGTGAACAAACTTGTCCCACTGCCagtacaagaaaataatatccCGCAGGAGCCCACTTCGAATAGTTCAGACCAGGCACCGTCCCACAGGCGTCGCAACAAGTCGAAATTCAGCATGAAGACGTTATTTACCTCAGCACTTCTTATGTTAGTGTTGATAATATCGCCTAGTATGCAGCAATCATACAATATCACGCCGCTCAACGGTCAGAGGAATATGTTTTCGACAAAGTATCAGAGCTACAACATATCAAGGACGAGTGGAAATTGATAGTGTATTACAACATGTCTACATACTGGTCTGGATTCACCGACTTAGAAACATATGTTCGACATTTAAATCAATTATGTCAGCGTTCCTGCCTACCGCAATCAAGAATGCCGTACGGAGCTATCATATTACAACTGGAACATGAATTGAACGAACTGCAACACTATAATTCCTTACTTGTCAACCCAAACAAAAGATACAAGAGAGGACTAGTTAACGGTGTTGGTAACCTGGCTAGCTACTTGTTTGGGGTGTTGGATGACCAGTTTGCAGAGCAGTACAAACAGGATATTGAGAAAATATCCCTGAATGAAAATCATTTACAGAACCTTATCAAGAATCAAACTCTTATTATTGAATCTGAGTTCAGCGTCATCCGAAGAAATGAGGCTATAATGAATCAACAATTTACTTCCATGAACACACAAATGAAGGCCTTATTGCAAGCAGTAAACAACGTACAATCGGAATCAACGCAAGGTCTCTATTTAACGTCGTCAGCACTATCAGCATACACCGTACTATCAAACTTACGACGTGTACAACAAGGTCTCATCGACGTCATCACTGACATCTATCATGGGCACATCGATACCCACCTGTTCCCGCCTGAAGAATTGGAGGCtcaaattaatatcataaaCCGGGAGATACAGGATGATCTCAATGTGCCACTAGACAAGTCAAGTGTCCGAAGTCTTTATAAATTACTGCGAGTATTTGCTCGAGTATATAAAGACTATCTTATCATGGAGATCAAGATTCCTCTTGTTACCACAGAGAAATATGAACTGGATAAGATCATCCCTCTACAAAGAGAAGAATCAGGAAAAGGCTATCAAATTACATCGACTTATCCATATTTAGCATTTAATTTGAGGAAGGACTTGGTTTTATTCTTCACAGAAAACGACCTGTTGCAGTGCCTTCATCCAAGTCCAGAGAAGATATTATGTTCCATTGATAAGCCAATCTATGAAATTAGAGAAAAGCAATCTATTTGCGATATTAAAATCAATGGAATAATCACATCAGCCTGTATACAGAAACAGTCGACGTGCGAAAATAAGTGGATCAAGTTACGGCGCCCGAACGACTGGCTGTATCAATGTTGTCAGCAATGCACTGTCCGCATTTTAGCATACGGAATACGGAAGTGAAGTCTTTATCAGGCAACGGAATTATCACTCTATGTCCAGGATGCACACTTAAGGGAGATTCTTTCAAGATTTACTCTCACAAGAACTTCATCAATCACGTGGACCATCATACCGAAGAGATGGAGCTTCCACAGATGTCTGTTGTTAACGAGATAGTCAATACCAGCATCCCCTCGATGGATACCTTTGTACCCGAGGATCATCATTCAATGTGGAGCCAGTTGAAATCAGACATAGAGGATCTCAAGGAACAATCAACTCAAGCGCTGAGCGTCCACGACGTGCATCAGTATAGCGTGCTCTACTCGCTGGTGGCCGGAGCGATCCTCACGGGCTTTATCATACTTATCCTCTGGATCCGAAGAAGACGGACTCAGAAGCCGGCATTGGAGTCAAGATTAGAATCAGCAGCAGTACAGCTGACCACGAAGCCGCAGCCTACACCGCGAAGGATCACCGAGAGCAGATCGACCCCTAACTTGCATTCAATTAAGTTCGATATTCCTTTGAGTGATAGTTAGATGGTTTATGTAATTAGTATTAAGTTGACATTTTTTAACTtgctgtttatttaatttgtttataatttatatcatgTTATTTCTTTCTTCGCGCCCTCGGCAGCATGTACAGACAACTGTacaggtttaattttattttatatacataattacTGTCGCGGCGCGTGTCAGCACTTTTGTATGACTATTTAAACTGTAGCATTAGCATTTTATATCACTGCACCTTATCATTTTGTATCAATATACTATCGTCACAGaagtttgtgttattttatcatttctaCACGATCTTCCTGTCTATATCAACGAGAAGCAGTCAACCTATCAACTATCATCCAAGTGTAGGCGCTTACAACCCCTACATCATGCCtataatctgttttttttattgttatttgtcaGTAACGTGGAATGCCGAGCGACTTGCATACTTGTCGCGGGCTAAAGACTGATAAATGTAAGAATAGCAGACAGGCACGCGCACAGTGTGCGAGTCGCTCGGCACGCCGCCGGCTCGATGTAGTGGTGTGTCGTGTGGTGTCTGTGTTGTGACGTGCGCCTCCCCGCAGAGCCCAACACGCCGGGCAAGTTCATCGTGTGGTTCCGCAACGAGACCACGCTGCTGGTGCTGTGGCAGCCGCCCTACCCGCCCGGCGCCTACACGCATTACAAGGTAACCGCTCGCCGCCACATACTCGACCATGGACCATGGCTCCTTGCGATATACGTGTTGTACGCTGTCTGTCGCACAGGTGTCGATCGTGCCGCCGGACGCGCGGGACTCGGAGCTCTACGTGGAGAAGGAGGGCGAGCCCCCGGGCCCGGCGCAGGCCGCCTTCAAGGGACTGGTGCCGGGCCGCGCCTATAACATCTCCGTGCAAACCGTGTCGGAGCCCGAGATCTCCGCGCCCACCACCGCGCAGTACCGCACCGTGCCGCTGCGGCCGCGCAACGTCACCGTGCCCCTCGCCGACCTCAAGGAGACCTCCTTCAGGGTCACCTGGCTGCCCCCGCTCGAGGAGAGGTACTCGCGCGACCGCCACTAATGACTTCCGTCGTGAGCAGGATGCGACAGTCCCGTGACGTGCGTGTTGTGTCGCCAGCGAGTTCGAGAAGTACCAGGTGTCGGTGAGCGGGCTGGGCGCCAGCGGCGGGCGGCGCCTGGCGCCGgtggtgcgcgcgcgcaacgACACGCCCGCCTGCTCGTTCGACGGGCTGGAGCCGGGCGCGCCCTACACCGTCACCGTCAAGACCATGTCCGGCAAGGTGACGTCGTGGCCCGCCACGTGCGACCTCACGCTCAGTAAGTGCCGCGCCCCCGCCCCCGCCCCCCGCCTCCCGCTCCCCGCGCCTCGCTCACCTGTCCCCTCGCCTGTCCGCAGAGCCGCTGGCAGTGCGCGGGCTGGCGTGGCGGCTGGCGGCCGAGGGCGCCGACGTGTGGTGGTCGCCCGCGCCCGGCAGCACGCAGGACGAGTACAAGGTGACGCTATCTATCTCTCTGTTCTCGTTGTAAAACATCACAGATTCCTAATATCGTGCATCGAAGTGCACTTAAATGTAGGTTCTGATCGCGATATCTTTCCAGTCGTGCCAGATAGCTGTCCCATCGGGCTTAAGCAGTGCGGTAATAGCCTATAACTGTGTCTGCGCAATGCGCTTGCACTTCAATGTTGATCACCTTGGAGAGAACATCCGCCTTAGCCGACTATACTCAaaactcttaagaaagtagcgcgcaaaAATGCGGGTGAAAATTCACTAGCTCCCGCCCTCACAAGCcctatacatatatgtagaactcgcccattattttcaaaataaaatcaccaatcaaacAAGACTACTTCAAaatcaatctttgacagattggttttgataaaacaaggaacccgaacgacTCGTTAGTTCTGGTAACTGATCACACGTACGTTACATTAACCTACAACAAGGCGCTGACCTACCTTCTCCAGGGCATCTTGGCTATCACCTCCTGCGTGGTCAGGAGCCTGGACGTTCTAAAGTATGTTACCCCGATAGGATTGTGACTATTGTCTGTTGtcctaatattttatgtaattgttaccaataaacaaaaaaaactctttaTAGGTGAAAAACCTTAAGGGACTCGGTTTGCCATTTGATTTTATGAGGCATTTATAAATAGCAGTTTTTGAAAGTTAAACATGGCTcaattacaaaaactaaaatgagtaagtaataaaatttaatgaaatggatcagtgaataaatatttgagcGGTAAAAATGACTGAACGTGCGGGCAGTAGTAAATCAGAATTAGGCAGTAAGAAATCTCATTATTAGCAATTGTATAAATAATGaagtggtaaaataaaataagaaaacactACATAgttataagtttaaataaaaaccactCGATTGCGTTTCAAATCCGCAACAATATTCaaagctattttattattaaactcacagttttttatatttaatttaaaaaattgtgaGTATATTTgggatattaaaatgtaaatattcgtttttttatttgtatcgtaTAAAATGGCTATAAGTAAGGTTTTGATTTCGGGTTCTACAATTTCTTCCTATAATTTGCCGAACTATTTATAGAACTGCTCGTTCCTTCATTTTAACTGCTCATTCGTTTATTGGActgaacaattattttaagaattgaCATTCTGTGATAAAATAACcgatcaattattttttaccacCGTCCATGTTTTACTATCGCATTAATTAACCGATTGCCATTAAATCAAATAACGATCATAATAACCATTCGGAACATTACGGAGGTCACACACATGAAACAGTAGATACGCACAGGTGTCGTACCACGAGGCGGGCCCGTCGCGCGACGACAGCAGCGCGCTCAGCACCGGCGAGCCGCGCGTGCAGCTGCGCGCGCTGCTGCCGGGCCGCAACTACTCCGTGCTCGTCAGCGCCGTGTCGCGCGGCGTCTCctccgcgccgcgcgccgccgcgctgGCCACGCGGCCGCTGGCGCCCGTGCTGCTGCCCGCGCGCGCCGAGCCGCGCCGCCTGCGCCTGGCCTGGCGCTCCGACGTCACCTCGCGCCAGGACGCCTACGAGCTGCGCTACCGCCGCCGccagcccgcgcccgccgccgccgacgcCGACTTCCGAACCGTGCGTCTCGCCTCCTCTAGCGCTAGCGATCGATCCCGCTCGGCCTCCGTACTCACCCGGCCCTCGCCCGCAGTTGGAGACGACGGAGACGAGCGCGACGCTGGAGGACCTGTTCCCGGGCGCCGTGTACGAGATCCAGGTGGCGGCCGTGAGCTACGGGCTGGTGAGCGAGCGGCACTCGCTGCTGAAGCCGGTGCGGCCGCTGCCGGCGCTGTGGCTGCGCGTGGAGCGCGTGACGTCCAACAGCGTGACGGTGGAGTGGGCGGGGCCGGCGCGGGCGGCGTCGGCGCTGGGCGGCTTCGTGCTGCGCTACCGCACGCGCGCCGACCCGCGCTGGCTGGCGCTCGACCCGCTGCCGCCCAGCGCCTCCTCCGCTGAGGTACGGATACACGATACTCTTTCATGAACAacacaagaaaaaaactaaagtttGGGTACACTACAttattagaaaattttattcataCAACAATGTTTTGGTATCGAACATTTCGTttgttatctatacatataataaaacgataggaaagtcaaaactgtacattgaatatttttttaaaagaatacttggggggtgatccataatcgattctgaacccaaatatgtagtttttagaatttttgtctgtatgtatgtttgtcccggataaactcaaaaagtactgtatggatttaaatcaaattttgcatgacttttacctgggggccggttcaacacataggctataatattatcacgctatcacctaggggggttgagcaatgaatgattaattaaacgaaattggaaattctatattgctcacgcagacgaagtcgcgggcaacagctagtaaattataaaattaaacagcgCTCGACGCTGTTCGTCCATGGATGGGTCGTGACGAGTTCTTCAGTGTTTCGAAAAGCACGATAGactataggtcccggctatGATTTGATCATCTtcgcagtcgttatgggtagtcagaaagcAGAAAGTTCAACAAGCAGTGTTATCAAGGGGTATTTAGTCGGGCAGACGATGACGCGGGCTCGTGTGTGCGCAGATCAGCAACATGACGCACGGCGAGCACTACATCATCCGGCTGGACACGCTGAGCGAGGACGCGGACGGCGACAGCGTCGAGAGCGACCACCCGCTGCACGAGGAGCACACCGTCCGTATGTAGCGACTCTGCACATTCTAACAATATTCTTTGCAACATTTCGATGTCAGTTTTATGCgcttcaaataaaaatcaaacaagAAATTacctattagttttatttagttacataTGAAAGGAAGTACGGGctactatttattataaatgtcGGCTTATTTTCAATTGAGTTACTAATATGTCTTATGTGctatccttctccatgtgagaggaggcttgtgcccagcagtgggacgataaaaaggcagtaacagtactaatatgtatatatatacagCTAATTAGTGTTCCAACTTTAAATATTCAGATAAAGGTAGGCATTGACGATGCGTCCATCAATCCAAATAGTGTGGACACCTTCCAGATTTACACTTCATCCGCTGCCGACTATGAATGTGGAAAACGTGCGATACGCACTTCAGAAGCCGTTCCAACTTAAAAGGAAGTTGAAAGAATAAACGATTAAATGAAAAAAGTGCATTTTGTTTTACTCACCAAtttttcagtgttttacataaacCGTCGGCtgaaaatatcacatttaaTTGCAATCGAGTAGCATAAAAAATAAGCTTTCAAATGAGGTATATCATATTGCTGTTCAAATTACTTTGCAATAAAGGTCCAGTTTTGATCGTCtcctttttttaattcatgGCTTTTATATAGTCTAAGGAACGAAACGTCAGACGTACCATAGCGAGAATAGAGTAGAGTAGACAGACAGCGATAAGTAACGGTATGTCGCGATGCAGGGCCCAACCCGGTGAGCAACGTGGAGCAGCTGGTGGACACGCGCAACATGACGCTGGAGTGGCCCGTGCCGGGCGGGCGCGTGGAGTGGTACTCGCTGCGCTGGTGGCCCACcgaggcgggcggcgcggccggcgcgcgcaACCtgtccgcgcccgccgccgcgcggACCGTCCGCGCGGCGCTGGCGGGGCTGGAGCCGGGCCGCGGCTACACGCTGGCCATCGCCGCGCACTCCTACAACCTCACCAGCGACCTGTTCACCATGGAGACCCGCACGCGTCAGTATCGCCGCACGAGGCCCTTCTGCTCCGAGAACGCCCCGATGCACTTTTCCAACTCGTATTGATTGTGTGGCAGGTCCTCTCATCCAGTCGGAGATGACGATCGTGAACCAGAAGGACAGCGGCGACGACAACGACACGCTCACCACCACGCTCGTGAGTCTCACTCTTGCTATGACACCACTTATTGCCGCCTTCGAGAACAACATTaagagcggagatgtcataaatAAGCGGAAAATCCCCTCAAAAAGTagcgtcgccaaaatgcgggtgttctaggaacgaggaacgttactagttATGCCTTCTTTAAAACCCGCTGATTGATTGTAAAACGAAAACTTCGACAGAACTCTCAATTCCAAGGTATCCGAATccctcattagttcactcgtaaatCGTTTTGGTCTCGTCCGCCGTCCATTTTTGAATTAGAAGATGGCGTCGGACCTactttatggcatctccgctcattaaTAATACAACTGAAGTTAAAACTTAATTCTTTTCTACTGCaattaactttatattaaaTGGTTACAAGCAATCGGAAGCCGGGTTTGGATAAGGATCCCAAAAGTTAGTACAATGTATCCGGCCGAGCCTCCGCACTGTGTTGCATGAACTTAGCGATGCCGACGGCCCGGCGTGTACCTATCTTGTCGTACCCGCTTTGCATGACTTGCACGACTATGATTATgtcttttagtttttataacttgGCGATGCTatgtaattaaacttttttttaattttcaagtgATCATAGCTATTTAgtgaaaagaattttatttagcaGTCGTATAAGTGGTAAAAGATGTATTCGGTTCGGTGGCATCGCGCGTAACGACGTGTCGGTCCGCAGAAGGTGACGTTCACGCGCACCCCCGAGGCGGTGACGCGCTTCGACGCGTACCGCTTCCGCCTGGAGGGCGCGGGCTCGGCGCCCGAGCTGCGCGAGCTGCCGGCCGCCGCGCCGCAGACCGTGGAGTTCGCCGACCTGGTGCCGGGCCGCCTCTACAACGTCACCATGTGGACCGTCTCGCGCAACGTCACCTCGCACCCCATGCAGCGCCAGACCCGCCTCTGTCAGTATCACCCGACCGCACTACGTCCTATACGATCATTCAAACTTTACTATTTCATTATTCACTACATTCCCGACATCATacgaaattgatattttaaattaaaatctccaCAAACAAtctaagtaattattatatcCTTTATCAAACAACTTaagtgttatttattacttttaaaaaattgttatcaaagAGTAcacgaattaattaaaaatcaatcaGATCATATTCTACACGTCCGTCCTGGTCATCTGACCCAGGTGAACTATCAGGGGAACTTCATAAAATCCGGTGGACTCGTTTTATTGATAGGACTTTCACCtgcttccagtccaaccaggtgcagctgagtaggtacccagagttttacaagaagcgactgcctaactgaccttatcaacccagtaacccggacatgagcttaaaaaatatataaaactagccgtttcccgcggttttacccgcgccCGGTGTATTTTTTGCTGCCCTGGTAAATGGTGAGCAGTAGCGTCTACACTTGGTATTGGTATACTCATATAAGTTATGCTACCCTGGTACATGGGCAGCAGTTGCATCGAAATTTCGTTATTGGTATGCTTATACTCCGGTGAATTATGCTGTCCTAGTACCTTTTGTGGTTCTGAGGCATTCCGTAAGTTGGTTTTTGTCTAATCACTCCCATCCCGGGAATCTTActcgcaatttttccttatttgctcaccgtttagacctaccctggactacgacaaacattttaaaaccaaaatcagctcaatcggcccagccgttctcgagttttaatcagactaacgaacaacaattcattttaatttatacatatagatagatagattgtGGTTGGGTTACAAGGTAAGGTACACCTATGTAAGATGGGGGCTATGTGGGGTCGCTGGTTGAGGAAAATGTATTATATCCctttaaatgtaagtaattctTTCATCTGACAACTTTACTGATATTACTTATATACTTCTATTGTATATAGGCtgataaagttataaaatgcTACTGAAAGGTAAACTGCAAATCTATACAGTCCGAAAAGAGAAGAGAGTCGTTTAATagccagggaagccacacatgcAGAAATGAGTTAGCGCCATATATCTTTATCAGCGAATTTTATAATAGGCATACGTGCAGTTGTTAAATACGTGAATGTTCAGGTTATTGTCATGTTTGTATTTGTCatcgaaaataaaatgttatttgttttatctgTGTTTAAtgttagatgtttttttttaaattataatggcATGTGTGTGAAACATAACGGTTGTGTGTTTGCGCAGACCCGCGGCCGATCACGCAACTGAACGCGACGGAGATCGGCGCCCGCGACATCACGCTGGCGTGGGACCGGCCGGCCGGCGACTACACCGACTTCGAGGTGCAGTACCTCAACGGCACCGACCAGCTGCTCACGCTCACCACGGAGGAGCTCGGCATCACGGTCAGTGCGACACTTGTACCGGTAGTGCAGCGTGTGTAGCGCAGGTGACGCGCTGCACACGTGCACCGTGGCGGCGTGGGGGGCGAGCAGTAGTGTAGCGTGTGTTGCGCAGGTGGGGGCGTTGCGGCCGCACGCGCTGTACACGTTCACCGTGGTGGTGTGGGCGgggcgcggcggcgcgctgCGCACTAAGTCGGGCGCACACTCGGCGGCGGTGGCGACGCGCGAggcggcgccgcccgcgcccgcgcggTTCCGCGTGCTGGCGGCCGAGCCCGGCAGCGTCACGTTCGCCTGGGAGCTGGACGCCGCCGCCGCTAACGGCGTGCTGCGCCGCTTCCTGCTCGAGTACGCGCCGCAGAGTGACCCCGACCGCATCACTACCATCGAGTTTCCGCCGGACGGTAAGCTcccttcattttttttaaggatTCCGTAGACAACCATAGGAACCATTATAGTTTTGCCATGTTTCTCTGTCCGTCCGACCGTCCAGTTAACTTTTAGTGCCTTTTAGTGCACTAGaaatctgaaatttggtaccaatatatacatacaacgtatttaaaagaaataaaaaatataggtacaataaataattatatgtagccaataacatTGTCAACCCATGCAAATGACATATATCATTCAAATATAGAAAAGATAGACTATGTTACCAGAGGTATAACACATAcatcactttaaaaaaaaatggtaaaaaaatctaaaaaacacgcttttaataaatctaaaaataatttagacaaTTAGTTTGATGAAAGAGAGCGTGGAGGTTTATGTTCTCTTTTTGGACAAAACGTAGGTATACTTTTTCGTcaaaccctttcatttgatacccatgtcaTGGGGGTGGATTTGTAACAGCCAGTGCGCCATCTTGGGGACCCGCCATATTGGATCTGTACTGACGATTCTTAGCTAGTCACGAATTGTCATTCATCACATAACTAACTTCAAAAAAAGCAAAGAAAGACAACTCGACTTGGGTTATGTGTCTACAAATATAAATCCGTTCATTCAAACATCTGCTTATGGTCGCGAGACCGATCGCATGATagcaaaaaacataaaaaaaacg
This window encodes:
- the LOC110379041 gene encoding tyrosine-protein phosphatase 10D-like isoform X2 translates to MDLMNTGNSDTLKRKCREEIVQSSPSMMWKRSIVQARAGCARAVASLALLLAIVASTWRSGTCADLVIEIPGSGGGEADAPDGGHYRLDYRPPDGSPAPNITVPARANTINFVGLPGTKYHFMLYYSNATFADLLTWNQTIITAPEPPTNLTVTLGRNKQATISWSPPAHGDYTGFRFKVIPLTERAEGGARNVSVEGAGNWSHTLRDLSPGATYQLHAFTLLHDKESAAYASRNFTTKPNTPGKFIVWFRNETTLLVLWQPPYPPGAYTHYKVSIVPPDARDSELYVEKEGEPPGPAQAAFKGLVPGRAYNISVQTVSEPEISAPTTAQYRTVPLRPRNVTVPLADLKETSFRVTWLPPLEESEFEKYQVSVSGLGASGGRRLAPVVRARNDTPACSFDGLEPGAPYTVTVKTMSGKVTSWPATCDLTLKPLAVRGLAWRLAAEGADVWWSPAPGSTQDEYKVSYHEAGPSRDDSSALSTGEPRVQLRALLPGRNYSVLVSAVSRGVSSAPRAAALATRPLAPVLLPARAEPRRLRLAWRSDVTSRQDAYELRYRRRQPAPAAADADFRTLETTETSATLEDLFPGAVYEIQVAAVSYGLVSERHSLLKPVRPLPALWLRVERVTSNSVTVEWAGPARAASALGGFVLRYRTRADPRWLALDPLPPSASSAEISNMTHGEHYIIRLDTLSEDADGDSVESDHPLHEEHTVRPNPVSNVEQLVDTRNMTLEWPVPGGRVEWYSLRWWPTEAGGAAGARNLSAPAAARTVRAALAGLEPGRGYTLAIAAHSYNLTSDLFTMETRTRPLIQSEMTIVNQKDSGDDNDTLTTTLKVTFTRTPEAVTRFDAYRFRLEGAGSAPELRELPAAAPQTVEFADLVPGRLYNVTMWTVSRNVTSHPMQRQTRLYPRPITQLNATEIGARDITLAWDRPAGDYTDFEVQYLNGTDQLLTLTTEELGITVGALRPHALYTFTVVVWAGRGGALRTKSGAHSAAVATREAAPPAPARFRVLAAEPGSVTFAWELDAAAANGVLRRFLLEYAPQSDPDRITTIEFPPDARSGSVGGLAPGAGYWFGVRAETGAGAGAAARLSRHQDIGPPPRPPAHATPHELRRSSSTVAVRFRADYFSPANGNVTAYTLVLAERPRNDTPARLPSWRDVHALPEWPPYQVTEPYYPFHSSPVEEFTIGSERCDAGGRIYCNGPLKPGTKYYVKLRAFTAPDKFTDTGYTVVYTEVDNTAWIVGACVGCAALAGGAGALAALRRRRARPAAPAAPPRATQRPVRVADFIDHYRLMSADSDFRFSEEFEELKHVGREQPCTAADLPVNRPKNRFTNILPYDHSRYKLQPVDDEEGSDYINANFVPGHNSPREFIVTQGPLHCTRDDFWRMCWESGSRAIVMLTRCVEKGREKCDRYWPYDTRPVYYGDIAVTALNESRYPDWTVTELMLSRGAEQRVLKHFHFTTWPDFGVPEPPTALARFVRAFRERCPPDARPVVVHCSAGVGRSGTFITLDTALQQLAAHAEYLDVFGMVHAMRRERVWMVQTEQQYICIHQCLVAVLEGQDLAAPPHNNHNHHLNAAFEGGG
- the LOC110379041 gene encoding tyrosine-protein phosphatase 10D-like isoform X1; this translates as MDLMNTGNSDTLKRKCREEIVQSSPSMMWKRSIVQARAGCARAVASLALLLAIVASTWRSGTCADLVIEIPGSGGGEADAPDGGHYRLDYRPPDGSPAPNITVPARANTINFVGLPGTKYHFMLYYSNATFADLLTWNQTIITAPEPPTNLTVTLGRNKQATISWSPPAHGDYTGFRFKVIPLTERAEGGARNVSVEGAGNWSHTLRDLSPGATYQLHAFTLLHDKESAAYASRNFTTKPNTPGKFIVWFRNETTLLVLWQPPYPPGAYTHYKVSIVPPDARDSELYVEKEGEPPGPAQAAFKGLVPGRAYNISVQTVSEPEISAPTTAQYRTVPLRPRNVTVPLADLKETSFRVTWLPPLEESEFEKYQVSVSGLGASGGRRLAPVVRARNDTPACSFDGLEPGAPYTVTVKTMSGKVTSWPATCDLTLKPLAVRGLAWRLAAEGADVWWSPAPGSTQDEYKVSYHEAGPSRDDSSALSTGEPRVQLRALLPGRNYSVLVSAVSRGVSSAPRAAALATRPLAPVLLPARAEPRRLRLAWRSDVTSRQDAYELRYRRRQPAPAAADADFRTLETTETSATLEDLFPGAVYEIQVAAVSYGLVSERHSLLKPVRPLPALWLRVERVTSNSVTVEWAGPARAASALGGFVLRYRTRADPRWLALDPLPPSASSAEISNMTHGEHYIIRLDTLSEDADGDSVESDHPLHEEHTVRPNPVSNVEQLVDTRNMTLEWPVPGGRVEWYSLRWWPTEAGGAAGARNLSAPAAARTVRAALAGLEPGRGYTLAIAAHSYNLTSDLFTMETRTRPLIQSEMTIVNQKDSGDDNDTLTTTLKVTFTRTPEAVTRFDAYRFRLEGAGSAPELRELPAAAPQTVEFADLVPGRLYNVTMWTVSRNVTSHPMQRQTRLYPRPITQLNATEIGARDITLAWDRPAGDYTDFEVQYLNGTDQLLTLTTEELGITVGALRPHALYTFTVVVWAGRGGALRTKSGAHSAAVATREAAPPAPARFRVLAAEPGSVTFAWELDAAAANGVLRRFLLEYAPQSDPDRITTIEFPPDARSGSVGGLAPGAGYWFGVRAETGAGAGAAARLSRHQDIGPPPRPPAHATPHELRRSSSTVAVRFRADYFSPANGNVTAYTLVLAERPRNDTPARLPSWRDVHALPEWPPYQVTEPYYPFHSSPVEEFTIGSERCDAGGRIYCNGPLKPGTKYYVKLRAFTAPDKFTDTGYTVVYTEVDNTAWIVGACVGCAALAGGAGALAALRRRRARPAAPAAPPRATQRPVRVADFIDHYRLMSADSDFRFSEEFEELKHVGREQPCTAADLPVNRPKNRFTNILPYDHSRYKLQPVDDEEGSDYINANFVPGHNSPREFIVTQGPLHCTRDDFWRMCWESGSRAIVMLTRCVEKGREKCDRYWPYDTRPVYYGDIAVTALNESRYPDWTVTELMLSRGAEQRVLKHFHFTTWPDFGVPEPPTALARFVRAFRERCPPDARPVVVHCSAGVGRSGTFITLDTALQQLAAHAEYLDVFGMVHAMRRERVWMVQTEQQYICIHQCLVAVLEGQDLAAPPHNNHNHHLNAAFEDDEGIAESGM